The nucleotide sequence AATACTTAAAGCTCTACTGGAAAAGGGGAAAGTGCTATTCAGCTCTTAGCGATGATTATAAAAATTGCGGGTCAACCGACACTAACCTCGAAAACCCGGGAAAGAAACGGGGACAAAAATATAAGGAAGACCCTCTAGGACTAATAGGCCGTGCACCTAAAAAAGTCGACCATCAAATTTTCGAATTTTTTATAAAAAAAGAGATAATAAAGAATAAAAGTGGTGTTAAAGAAGCATACGAAGCAATGAAGAGATCAGTTTATTTCTCTAATCCAGAGCAACTAGTATCAGCAAAACAAAAAACACTATCCATCTCAGAACAAGATATTGAAACACTAAAGCAAGGCTCCCTTTCTCAGCGACAGTTTGAAGTTTATTACTATAAAAACTATTCACCAGAACAACGAGAAAAAAACCGTGTAAGCAAACGAACTTATGACCTGGAAAGAGCACCAAAAACAGGCTCTCAGAAAGCTTTATTTCCGGGACATTTGTTTGAACTAGATGCGACTGTCTTAGACTACTATATCGTATCTCACTTTTATCCATATAACCTTATTGGCCAGCCGACACTCTATTTAATTATCGACGTCTATTCGAGGTTCATCATAGCCTGGTATTTGTGCTTAGGCAGGCCATCTGGTGAAAATGCTTTAAGAACTCTTGTGAATATGGCTACTGACAAATCTGAGTTGTTAAATAAAATCGGATACAAAAAGCCATCTTGCTGTACTAAGAATGACATGTTCACAATACAAGGAATGCCTAAAGGGCTTGTTATTGATCAGGCTGAATTACGAAAAAATATACCTAAACACTTTCAAAAAACATTTGGAGTACAAATCATCCAAACACCTGCTAAGCAACCTAAATGGAAAGGTACTATAGAAAAACGCTTTGATATAGTTCAGAGGTGGAATAAAATGTACGACCCTTCTTATGGCAACTACCCAAAAAAGAAATATGGCGACCCTGACGTTAGATTAAAAGCTATCAGGTTTTTTGATGAAATGTATATAGAAGTAACTGACGCAATCTTTGAACATAATTACAAACCAATTGACAACCCAAAACTACTCAATGTATCCATACTAGAAGAAGGTTTGTCAACCACGCCTGTTGAACTTTTTAATCATGGAATAGCAAAAGTAGGAGGTTCAGTAAAATCTTTCAGTAGAGATAAGATTTTGAGGAATTTACTAAAGCCTGGAGTAGCAACAAAAACTCTTCAAGGAATAAAGTACAATGGATTATTTTACTTACCTCAAATTGACAACGTTGAAGAATTCCTATCTTCTTCCAAAACAACTCAATACAGAAAAGTAGCTTTAAACAACAAACTAAACATTCTTGAACACGAGCAAATAGTTGACCAAATATACATGCCTCTTGATGGTTATGATGATCCTATTATTTGCAACCTTCTTGATAGTTGTAACTTCCAAGTACAGAGCAATCTTCCTGAAGGTTTAGATATGAACGACAAGAATTCAATTAAAGGCATGTCATGGTATGAATACAATGATATTAAAGAGGAATACAATAAAACCAAGAAGAAGGCTGATGAAAAATACGAAAACATAAGGGATGAAATAAATAAGCGCCGAAAACAAAGAATGGAAGATGCTAAAAAAAGAACTGATAAATTAACTGCTAACTTGTCAAACAGTGCATTTCTTTCCGGTGCAAATGAAAGAAAGAAAATGCTAAAAGAAAAACAGAGTAAGGAAGAGGCAGCAGCCATTAAGGAAGCATATCACTCAATGGATCAAACGGATACAGATGATAAGCAGCAACCTAATGATGAGCAGTATTATGATGATGAAATAGATTACTCTGACCTTATTGATGATATCGAAGACGAAATGGAACAAGACAATGAGTAACGACAATGGTGGCAATAAAACAAAAGAAGATAAACAAAGAGTATTTTTCCAAGCGGTAAAAGATGGAAAAATCAAAACACCTGAATTTATTATTTGGAAATCGAAACAAAAAGCTCTCATTGCGCAATACACTGATTTTACAAAGGCAAACCCATACAGCAACTCTATTTTTGCTCAGGCTTTACCTCCTTATCTATCAGAAGATGAATTCATTAAATATGCCAATTATTTTCCAAATTATTTTACAGAAGAGGTCAGAAAGTTAACCTCTCCGGAAAAACACGATAGAGCTACAACCGTAGATAAGTTATTCAGGGTCACAAACAAAAATATTGAGGTTTTTCAAAAAATTTCCTCTGCAATAAGAAGAAGTTATACAGACAAAGTTCATGATGGCGAACATCAGAACTCCAGAGGAGGCATTGTTATATACGGCATCAGCTCAGAAGGAAAAACATTTGCTGTGAATTTCAGTTTATCCTATTTTTATCAGTTTATTGTCCACTTAAAAACCAGATCAAACTATAAAAATTCCGCTCAACCTGATATGGATTTTGTCATACAAGTTACATGGCTAAAGATCATTTGTCCCTCAAATGGAGGCCCCATAAGCCTCTGTAATAATATTTTATCTGCCGTTGATGCACTGATTGGTTCTGATTATGAAAAAAGCTTTAAATCAAGTTATGGGCATAGAACAGAACTTGATTTGAAAATATATATCAACCGTGTGAAGCAGGTAATCAAAGACATTCATCTTGGCGTTTTGGTAATTGATGAAATTCAGTTCATAGCACACGGCGAATCCAAACAGCAACTCGCTGATTTTCTGGTTGAACTCAGCGATGAAATAGGAATACCTATTATCGTCATTGGTACTCTTGAAGTTATTTCAGCTTTCAGTGAGTTATCCTTCTCATTTAAATCCAAACTAACAAAAGATAATGAGGTTTATTTTGAACCGTTTGAACCTGTAAATGGAAAAGCACCCAAAGGTTATCGCTCACTGATACGATTGCTATTTAAAAAATACCAAATTGGTAATCATCCAATACCCATAGAGCTGTTTGACGAACAGGAAAAAGTCCTTAGCACTGCAACTGAACAAGCCAAAGTAGAATCAATAAGTGATGTTTTTTTTCATGAGACAGCTGGAATAACCCTGTATACCATTAACCTTTTTATCTTACTCCAACAACATATAAATTTACTGGAAGATAAAGCTAAACGTAATGCACGTAAAGCCAAAGACCAGAATAAAAAACCAACACCTCCCAAAACAAAGTCAGTAAATGAAATCAAGACTCTCATCAAAAAAACAGCAAAACAGTCATTCCAGATAAACAGGAAATACCTTAATGCCATAATAAGAGGTGATAAAGAGTCACTGCAAAAAATGAAAGATGTTGATTTTCGAGAATTCAGGCGAAAAGATGCTTCAAAAAAATTCCAGCCATCTGTCGATATTGAAGAGGCTCAGGAACAGTATGAAAAAAATGTCGAAATCCCCTCAAAATTAAAAACCACCCTGGATACTTATGGCATTTCAGAAAAGATTGCCGATGAAGCCATTAAGGCTGTTATGGATGGTTACAATGATGAAACTGAATTCGAACTTATCACCAAGGCAATGGACCTTTGTAAAAAGATGGTTGAAAAACCAGACAAGCCAATTCGCTTGTCCCCTCACATTGAACGTGCCGATATAGACCTTGGTAAAGTACAAGATGAATTGGAAATGTAACTGCTCAAAATTGACTGGCAAATCAACCTCTACAGGTCAAAGAAAGTTATCCTGATCTTTCGTATATTTCACCGTATGCACCTGCCTGACTCACTATTCTCCAGTACAGACAATGAACAGTTGCGTTCATTCGTCAAAAACCTTCTCGACACGGTCGAGAAGCAATCTG is from Endozoicomonas gorgoniicola and encodes:
- a CDS encoding ATP-binding protein; the protein is MSNDNGGNKTKEDKQRVFFQAVKDGKIKTPEFIIWKSKQKALIAQYTDFTKANPYSNSIFAQALPPYLSEDEFIKYANYFPNYFTEEVRKLTSPEKHDRATTVDKLFRVTNKNIEVFQKISSAIRRSYTDKVHDGEHQNSRGGIVIYGISSEGKTFAVNFSLSYFYQFIVHLKTRSNYKNSAQPDMDFVIQVTWLKIICPSNGGPISLCNNILSAVDALIGSDYEKSFKSSYGHRTELDLKIYINRVKQVIKDIHLGVLVIDEIQFIAHGESKQQLADFLVELSDEIGIPIIVIGTLEVISAFSELSFSFKSKLTKDNEVYFEPFEPVNGKAPKGYRSLIRLLFKKYQIGNHPIPIELFDEQEKVLSTATEQAKVESISDVFFHETAGITLYTINLFILLQQHINLLEDKAKRNARKAKDQNKKPTPPKTKSVNEIKTLIKKTAKQSFQINRKYLNAIIRGDKESLQKMKDVDFREFRRKDASKKFQPSVDIEEAQEQYEKNVEIPSKLKTTLDTYGISEKIADEAIKAVMDGYNDETEFELITKAMDLCKKMVEKPDKPIRLSPHIERADIDLGKVQDELEM